The sequence tttttaaactttaaaattgttttaaaaaatttttttatttatttttttaacttttttactAATCTAACTATTTTTTACTAAATGGGAAAGATTAGTCAATGTAGTAATTTgtaaacttttaatttttcgaaacttttttttattttgtatttatttttaattttttttttactaatctAACTATTTTTTACTAAATGGGAAAGATTAGTCAATGTAGTAATTTgtaaacttttaaattttttaaacttttttaaaagaattttgtatttattcttaactatttttttactaatttaaCTGCTTTTTACTAAATGGGAAAGATTAGTCAATGTAGTAAtttgtaaatttttaatttttctaaactgttggttttttttttaattttgtatttatttgtaactttttttttactaatttaaCTGTTTTTACTAAATGGGAAAGATTAGTCaatttattgaatttttattgatttttttattacttgattttttactctctttttACTAAATGGGAAAGATTActcaatttattaatttttaaattacttttaaaattttgtatgtatttttaactattttttactaatttaaCTATTTTTTACTTAATGGGAAAGATTagtcaattaattaattttttttattaatatttttattatttatttctttcaagatttttttactAAATAAAAACGATTAGTcaatttattgattttttattGATTCTGATTGATTTAACTAAAAGGCAAAGATTAGTCAAGTTAGTgatttttttactgcattttttcattttttaactaatttttttttactaaatggGAAAGATAGAAATCACCATTCATTGCAATGAAATGATCTCTCCATTTaacaggagaaggaaatgaaggGATCTTCCCATACAGTCCAagtgttttttgggatttttaccATTTATTATGCACATAATCCCTCCTCAGaccagaggaaggaaaaacccTCTAATCTAGGAGGGTTTAGTGAATTCTCTGTGCTGATGGATGACAAAGGGCCCTGTTGCAAGTGATTTCTGGGatatttccaattttttatGGCCATAATCCCTCTAATGTGAGAGGGTTCAGTGACTCCTAAATCCTAAATGACAAAGGATCCTGttccaggtggtttttgggatttttcccatttgttaCAGCCATAATTCCTTAAACCAGAGAAGTCAAATCTTCCTAACTTGGGGTTTACCTTGCCAATCTGTAGCAATGGATTTGAGCAGCTTAAGCCACTGTGTGCTCCAGGTGCACCAGCCAAGCCATTTTTAATTACTCTTACTAAATTATTAACTACTAAATTTAGTTGTTCTTACTAAATCACAATTTTTAGTTATTCTTACCAAAAACTCTGGAATTCTTCAAGGCTACTGAAACATAAATTGTGCTAAATTGGGAAAGAAGAGggtgaaaagcagaagagaagaatTGAGATAAAGAAGGGTAAGGAATCACATTTCCTGTGTGAGAGGCACCAAAGCAGTGTGTGGATAGAAGTTTTGGAATGTTTAAGTAAAACATGATGTAAATAATGAAGTGGTTTCTGTTTAATGCcatttgttattgctgagcagcccccagcccatcccaccTGACAAAGGAGTAGCCTTTATCCGGGAACACTCGGATCTCCAGGATCTGCCCGAACGGGGAGAAGGTCTGGCgcatcagctgctctgcagaggggacagggacagcatgagggacagggacagggacagaactgagggacagggacagcactgagggacagggacagcactgagggacagggacagcactgagggacagggacacagggacagcactgagggacagggacagcactgagggacagggggacagggacagcactgagggacagggacagcactgagggacacagggacagcactgaggaacatggggacaaggacagcactgagggacagggacacagggacagcagtgagggacagggacagcactgagggacacagggacagcactgagggacagggacagcactgagggacagggggacagcactgagggacagggggacaggaacagcactgagggacagggacagaactgagggacagggacagcactgagggacagggacacagggacagcactgagggacagggacagcactgagggacagggacacagctggggacatggggacagcggCAGGGGTACATGTGGGGCACaccagggacatggggacagtggcaggGGACAGAGCCCCACCTGAGGCACTCCTGGGGTCACACCTGAGGTACCCTTGGGGACATAGGGACAATGGCAGAGGACAGAGCCACACCTGAGgcacccctggggacacggggaaaGGGACTGGGGGttggggacacacctggggcacccctggggacatggggacagtggcacGGGGTTGGGGACACAAGGAGAGTGGCAGGGGCGTACCTGAGgcacccctggggacactgggacagtggcaggggACAGAGCTACACCTGAGGCACCCttagggacacagggacacctggcagGGGAttagggacacagggacagtgacaggagACAGAGCCACATGTGAGGCAcccttggggacacagggacacgtGGCAGGGGCGGGGCCACACGTACCTGTGAGGCCCGAGGTGACCCCCCCGCAGTACACGGTGCAGTTGCTGGGGCTGGACTGAGTGACCACCTCCTCGTAGGACAGTTGTTTGGTGTTTGCTGGAAGAGATTGGGTGAGGTTTGTGAGGGAATTTTAGTCCTGACTGGTACAGGATGTTGGGGATGATCTGCAAATCTTTATAGATCAGAgccacttccagggatgggaatttggCATCAGGGATGGGAATGCAACAAGAATTCAGGATCGGGAATTCGGGGATGGGAACACggcaggaaaatcctggaaaaatcctggaaactCACAGGAAATCCCTGGAAACTCACAGGAAATCCCTGGAAAGCTCCAGAAAATCCCTGGAACATccagaaaatcctggaaaacttcagaaaatgatGGGACTGAGAGAAGGGGAAATCGccctaaaggggctccaggagagctgaagGGACTTGGGAcaaaggatggagggacaggacacagggaatggcctcccgcagggaaaagggagactggggtgggattttgggaaggaatgagggtgtgaggggctgggatggaattcccagtggggctgtggctgctccagccctggcagtgcccacagccaggctggagcaccctgggataggggaaggtgtcccagcctgaggcaggggtggggtgggatgggctCTCAggtccttcccaccccaaaaaacctctgggatgctccaggccaggagctggcagggcacagggtgggcaCCTACTCTCATAGGTGCTCTTGGGAGCTGGAGGTTTCCTGGTGGCCCAGTTGGTTCGGATCTGTCGCCCCCCGAGCCACTGCCCCCCCATCTGCTGGATGGCGTTCTCAGCGTCCTGCAAGGAAGGGATTCACCAGTTATCAGCATGGAAATAAAGGGATTTCACCCAGTTATCAGCATGGAAATAAAGGGATTTCACTCATTTATTAACATGGAAATGCAGGGATTTTACCCATCTATTGAAGGAGGAAATGAAGGGATTTTACGCATTTATTGAAGGAGGAAATGAAGGGATTTTACCCATTTAGTGAAAGAGGAAATGAAGGGATTTTACCCATTTATTGAAGGAGGAAATGAAGGGATTTTACCCATTTATTGAAGGAGGAAATGAAGGGATTTTACCCATTTAGTGAAGGGATTTTACCCATTTATTGAAGGAGGAAATGAAGGGATTTTACCCATTTATTGAAGGAGGAAATGAAGGGATTTTACCCATTTATTAACGTGGAAATAAAGGGATTTTACCCATTTATTgaagaagcaaacaaaagctTTTACCTATTTATTAGAAggtaatgaaattattttacgCATTTATTAAAAGAGATATGAAGGGATTTTACCCATGTACAGAAGGAAATGAAGAGATTTCACCCATTTCATGAGAAGGAAACAAGAGCTCTTACCCATTTATTAAGAGGTAATGAAGTGATTTACCCATTTATTAAAAGGGAAATGAATGGATTTTACCCATTTATTGAGGGAGGAAATGAATGGATTTTGCCCATTTCctgagaaggaaacaaaaacacttacccatttattaaaaaggaaatgaaggGATTTTACCCATTTATTAAGAGGTAATGAAGGGATTTTACCCATTTATTAAGAGGTAATGAAGGGATTTTACCCAATTATTAATGGATGAAATGATGGGATTTTACCCATTTATTATGAGGGAAATGAATAGATTTTATCCATTTATTAAGAAGAATTGAAAGGATTTTACCCTTTTATTTAGAATGAAATGAAAGTATTTCACTCATTTATTAAGAGAGAATGAAGGGATTTTACCCATTTATTGATGACTGAATTGAAGGGATTTTACCCATTtacagaagaaggaaatgaaggGATTTTACCCATTTATTgaagaagcaaacaaaagctCTTACCCATTTATTTagaggaaatgaaattattttaccCATTTATTAAAAGAGATATGAAGGGATTTTATCCATTTATTAAAAGGGAAATGAAGGGATTTTACCCATTTATTGAGGAATGAATTGAAGGGATTTTATCCATTTATTAAAAGGGAAATGAATGGATTTTACCCATTTATTGAGGACTGAATTGAAGGGATTTTACCCATTtacagaagaaggaaatgaagagATTTCACCCATTTcctgagaaggaaagaagagctcTTACCCATTTATTGAAGAAGGACACAAAGCCATAGCCCTTGGACTTGCCTGTGGCCATGTCCTTGACCACCCGTGCATCCCTGAAATCACAAAAGGacacaaattaaatttaaaacattcaCATCAAGAGCTTCTCTGAGAACTGGCTGAGTTTTACAGCTGGCTGCTGGAATAAAGCAGCTGTTCCACCTCACTACAGGAGCTGGAAGCAtgcaagttttatttatttatttatttatttacttaattaTTTACCAAGACATGCTACCTGCTCGTTGCAAATGTTAAAtagaaatgaacagaaaaataaaaattaaaattaaaaaataggaaTTGGAAGGTGTATGTTGCCTGTTAGTTGAATTGTTTAATTTTCAGGTCAATTTGTTGCACCCTTTTTGGGCTGTAGGCAAAAATTTGGAAAGATTGATGTTTCAGAAATTAttgaagaaaacacatttcaagtGTCATAACCACACATCAAACATCACTATCAAACAGGAGTGATTGGAATTAcgagatacagaaaaaaaacccaaacaaaactaGAGGGGTTAAGGGAATAAAATTGATAAAGGTAAATAAAACCACAACATTTCTCCACTGTGAACTGTAGCCTGTGGAATTCTGTCCCTTCTTCAGGCAACTCTGTCTCACCTCAGTCCTGACTccacaaaaaataaagctgGCTAAGGGTGGCTGGCAGCAAAAATCCAGAGTGCCAGGGAAAtgcacagcccagtgcaggaTGTGAATTTTCCAGGGCAGGTGGGATAAAGGATGTGGATTTTGCAGggcagtgggataaagaatCTGGATTTTCCAGGACAGGTGGGATAAAGGATGTGGATTTTGCAGGGCAGTGGGATAAAGGATGAGGATTTTGCAGggcagtgggataaagaatGTAGATTTTCCAGGACAGGTGGGATAAAGGATCTGGATTTTCCAGGACAGGTGGGATAAAGGATGAGGATTTTGCAGGGCAGTGGGATAAAGGATGAGGATTTTGCAGGGCAGTGGGATAAAGGATGTGGATTTTGCAGGGCAGTGGGATAAAGGATCTGGATTTTGCAGGGCAGTGGGATAAAGGATGAGGATTTTGCAGGGCAGTGGGATAAAGGATCTGGATTTTGCAGGGCAGTGGGATAAAGGATGtggctgtgagagcagcagtgtggtccctgcactgccagggtcACTCACTCAATACAAAGCTGTGCCCTAAAAAAGGACTTACGAGATTCTTCCAAAGGGAGCAAAAGCTGCTTTGATGTCCTCAGTTGTGATCTCAGGGCTGAGGTCTCCAACAAACACGTGGAAATGATCTTTGGGGGAAAAGAGACAGGAGGACTGAGTGGTTGAAGACActctctgagcagagcagaggaaaaaaaactctCTTAAAACCCCTTCATTAAAACTCCAGCTGTTATTCAGAATACAATATTAAAATGATTTGCACCAAATCTCTTCCTGATGCTACAAGGGAAGTCTTTCCATAAAAAttcaatggaaaataaacaaaaatcccccaaacttCACTTCAGGGAACACCCTGGAGATGCACAATTTGATGTTTGAGACACAATTACCTTGTGAATGCTGTGTGATGGCAAAGATCAGATTTGCCCTGAAGTTTAATTagcacaaacaaaaataattaggGTTCCAATCAAAAGCAttcccccagagctctgctggtgcATTTCTGTTTCAGAGCTTGCACAGCTCAGTGACACTTACTGCTGGTGTCTTTCTTCTGGCTGCTGGGGGTGGTGGCCCAGTTCACTTTGACCTCCTGCAAATGGGAATCAAACATCAGATGTGGCAAATCCCAAAAAAGCTCAGACACCTCCAGTGCTCAAATCTGACCCTACAGGGTACCCCATGTGCAAGGCTGGGTTAAAACTCAAGGTGAAGATATTTTTCTAGGGAGAGGGTTTGTTCTTAAATTAACAGGGCAAGAGCTGGCCTGCTCatctggagaggagaaggatccagggagagctcagagcccctggcaggggtaAAGGGGAtcctggagagggactggggacaagggatgaagggacaggacacagggaatggcctcCCAATATCTCCTGTCTGTTgtggacaggacagggacagactCTGagcagtggtgcccagtgacagggtAAGGGGCAATGGGCACAGACTGAAACATGGGAAGTTCCACCtggatatgaggaaaaaaaggaaaatagggaaaatatGAAGGAGAATTTTCCTTTGAGGCCTGGAACTGTGGTATCTCCTCCTCAGCAGCATCAAggccctgcctgggcactgccctgtcACCCTGCTCTGAATGAACTTGGGCATGGGATCATCTCCAGAGGGGCCTTTGACCAACCACTCTGGAATTCTGTCATTTCCTCCCAGCTCCAAGTTCCTCCCAACACTTGGAACTTCTCTCAACACTGAACTCCTTCTCCCAATGTTCTGAACTTCTCCTCCCAACACTCTGAACATCTCCTCCCAATGCTCTGAAAATCTCCCAACACCCTGAACTCCTCCTCCCAACACCCTGAACTGTTCCCAACACCCTGAACTCCTTTTCCTAAAACCCTGAACTCCTCCCAACACCCTGAACTGCTCCTCCCAACACCCTGAACTCCTTTTCCCAACACCCTGAACTGCTCCCAATACCCTGAACTGCTCTCAACACCCTGAACTGCTCCTCCCAAGACCCTGAACTCCTTTTCCCAACACCCTGAACTCCTTTTCCCAACGCTCTGAACTCCTCTTCCAAGCCATGCCCTGCTGAGATCTCCACCCAAAGGAAGAGtctgccatgggcagcacaCTCAGCCCCTggtttcccagcaggatctcccctggtttcccagcaggatttcagcCCCTGGTCTCCCAGCAGGATTTCCCCCTggtttcccagcaggatctccCCCTggtttcccagcaggatttcagcccctggtttcccagcaggatttcagcccctggtttcccagcaggatttcagcccctggtttcccagcaggatctcccctggtttcccagcaggatttcagcccctggtttcccagcaggatctcccctggtttcccagcaggatctccCCCTGGTctcccagcaggatttcagcccctggtttcccagcaggatctcccctggtttcccagcaggatctccCCCTGGTCTCCCAGCAGGATCTCCCCTggtttcccagcaggatttcaggCTCTGGTTTCCCAGCAGGCTCtccccaggcctggcccagccccagaCTCACCCCGAGCACAGCAGCTTACCTTACCCATTATCTTCCTGCCGTTCATGgccgccagcgccgccgccgcgtGCCGGTGCTCGTAGAACTCCACGAAGCAGTAGGGGTCATTGCCAGCTGTCTGAGGGGACACAAAGCCAGGATTGGGGACACAAagctgggactggggacacaCAGCCGGGATCAGGGGGACAAAGCCAGGACTGGGGACACAAagctgggactggggacacaCAACCGGGATTAGGGGGACAAAGCCCCAGGATTGGGGACACAAACCTGGGATTAAGGACACAAAGCCAGGATCAGGGACACAAACCAGGGACTAGGGACACAACCCCAGGATTGGGGACACAAACTCGGGATTAGGGGGACAAAGCCAGGACTAGGGACACGAAGCTGAGACTGGGGACACGAACCCAGGATTAGGGACACGAATTTGGGACTGGGGACACAAacctgggactggggacacaAACAACACAAACCCAGAATTAGGGACATGAACCCAGGATTAGGGACACAAACAACACACACCTGGGACTGGGGATAGAAACCCAGGATTGGAGACACAAACCCTGGACTAGGGACACAAACCCAGAATCAGGGAGACAAACCAAGATTAGGGTTTCAATTTTTCAATTCTGCTTTAGAAAGGTAAAATTATGGTCAAGGCTTTTTAAAACCTCATTTACAATCCTGCCATGATTTAAGAAGTCCCTCTCTCCCTCTGAGCAGCCCCATGAGGACAGGTTTTCTGACTCTACAGGGACTCACAATGCTCTTAGAGCTCTCAATTCTGCTTcagaaagagtaaaaaattaTGGTAGAGAGTTTTTAAAACCTCATTTACAATCCTGCCATGATTTAAGGAGTTCTGAGCAGCCCCATGAGGACACGTTTTCTAACTCTACAGGGAATTACAATGCTCCCAGAGCTCTCAATTCTGCTTcagaaagagtaaaaaattaTGGTAAAGGGTTTTTAAAACCTCATTTGCAACCCTCTCGTGATTTAATGAGTTCATTGTCCCTCTCCATGTCCACCCATCTTTAAATCTACCACCAGGCACGTGCAGAAACGATGCCAAAACCATCTGAGTGCATCTCCAGATTTATTTCAGGTGGTTGCGCCCTGTTTCCAGAGGgattcccagagcacagctctgagcagggagatCAGAGGAGTCAGGCTCTTACATCCATGATCATCTTGCAGTTCTTGCAGGGTCCAATCTggctgaagagctgcaggatcAGAGCCTCGGTCACGTCCCTGGAGAGGTTCCCCACGTACCTGAGGGGCAAACAGGGAGTTGGACACACTGGAGCCTGCAAAGGGGCTTGGGACCAGGGATgaagtgacaggaaaagggggaatggcttcccactgccagagggctgGGTTAGATAGGATATTGGGGTGGAATGAGCGTGAGAGGGGctggatggaattcccagaggagctgtggctgcccctggatccctggcagtgcccaaggccaggctgggacaaTCTGGGACAGTaagaggtgtccctgccatggcagggctggcactgggtgggtttAATGttctttcccacccaaaccGTTGCAGGATTCCATGACTCCATGAACTGCCAAAGTGATTTCCCAGCATAGACTCCAGTTCCCATATTCCACACCAATTCCCAGTACAGAAACTCCAGTTCCCATATCCCTACACTGATGGATCTCCCAGTACAGACTCCAGTTCCCATATCCCTACACCCATTTACTTCCCAGTAGAGACTCCAGTTGCCACATCCCATACTGACTGATGTCCCAGTACAGACACCCCAGTTCCCATATCCTTACAATGATTCCCCAATACAGAGTCCAATTCCCATTTCCTACACTGATTTCCCAGTACAGAAAATCAGTTCCCATATTCCCACTATGATTTCCCAGTAGACTCCAGTTCCCATAACCCTACACCAATTGACTTCCAAGTACAGACTCCAGTTTCCATATCCCATACTGACTGATTTCCCAGTACAGAAAATCTAGTTCCCATatccccaccccagctcccaATACAGACACCCCAGTTCCCACATCCCTACACTGATTCCTCAATACAGAGTCCAATTCCCATATTCCTACACTCATTTCCCAGTACAGGAATTCCAATTCCCATATCCCTGCACTGATTTCCCAGTACAGAAATTCCAATCCCCATATCCCACCATCATCCTTGCCCCAGCACCActtcccagctgccccagcagctcaggctgctgttTATCCACATTTTACAAAACATTTGGTTGGCTCCAAAGGCCTCAGGTTTTGGAAGCACCAGTTCTGTCTGGAACACCTGAGGGCCAACGTGCCTGAGTGCACACATTGCCAGTTCGGGCAAGGATCAGCCTCCCCAAGCAcaaacacatcccaaacccccaCTCCCACCTGGGATTTTGGCTTCCTTGGCCACCAAGCCCATCTGTGACCCACAGGTGgctgtttttgttgttgttgttgttgaacCCAAGTCATGAGATTTTTATAAAAAGCCCAGTGAGGAACCTCAGCCCCTGAGGAACATTCTGTGGGAAACCTCTGCCACGGGAATCCTGGCCAAAGCCCAGCCCTGAAACcacactgagctgctccagaggggcacagaacagccagcagcaaatccaggctctgctcttgTCAGAAAACAATCAGGAGCAATCCAAGCTCTGCTCGtgctcctgagctggagggatgCACTCTGAGGTTTGTTTATGTGGGAAGGAGACCCAGTGTTTGTCAAAAATCGTTCATACAGGACCTCTGTGTCAATTATTTAGGCAATTGTTTTAGGTAGGAGGCAGCATTAggttttaaaaatcctttacaGGTCTTGTCTGGCTCTAAGTGAGGAATTCCTGCACTTCTGAGAATTTTCCTTAAAACcttgaaaaatgtttaaaaatccaAGCCCTGAAACCACACTGGtgcacctgagctgctccagaggggcaAAGGGGCTGTCAGAGAACAACCAGGAGCAATCCAAGATCTGAGGTTTGGTTATGTGGGAAGGAGACTCAGTGTTTGTCAAAAATCGTTCATACAGGAGCTCTGTGTCAATTATTTAGGCTATTGTTTTAGGTAGGAGGCAGCACTGGGTTTTAAAATCAGCAGACAGATATTTACAGGCATTCTCTGGCTCTGAGTGAGTGATTCCTGCACGTCtgacatttttccttaaaaaaggAGGGATTAGAGCACTTCATTAAGACAATTAACACCAGGACATTCTCCTCCCTGTGAGTCCAACCGAGAGTGGAATCAGAGAAATTGGAAAAGACCCAAGGCCTCTCTTTAACTCCCtttttaatattataatta is a genomic window of Oenanthe melanoleuca isolate GR-GAL-2019-014 chromosome 22, OMel1.0, whole genome shotgun sequence containing:
- the TIA1 gene encoding cytotoxic granule associated RNA binding protein TIA1 isoform X1; translated protein: MEDEMPKTLYVGNLSRDVTEALILQLFSQIGPCKNCKMIMDTAGNDPYCFVEFYEHRHAAAALAAMNGRKIMGKEVKVNWATTPSSQKKDTSNHFHVFVGDLSPEITTEDIKAAFAPFGRISDARVVKDMATGKSKGYGFVSFFNKWDAENAIQQMGGQWLGGRQIRTNWATRKPPAPKSTYETNTKQLSYEEVVTQSSPSNCTVYCGGVTSGLTEQLMRQTFSPFGQILEIRVFPDKGYSFVRFSSHESAAHAIVSVNGTSIEGHVVKCYWGKETPDMVTPVQQGQLSYPPPYGQWGQWYGGAQLGQYVPNGWQLPSYGLYSQAWNQQGFGQSQSSGPWMAASYGVQGQNGAVVPPQPGFRVGFETP
- the TIA1 gene encoding cytotoxic granule associated RNA binding protein TIA1 isoform X2: MNGRKIMGKEVKVNWATTPSSQKKDTSNHFHVFVGDLSPEITTEDIKAAFAPFGRISDARVVKDMATGKSKGYGFVSFFNKWDAENAIQQMGGQWLGGRQIRTNWATRKPPAPKSTYETNTKQLSYEEVVTQSSPSNCTVYCGGVTSGLTEQLMRQTFSPFGQILEIRVFPDKGYSFVRFSSHESAAHAIVSVNGTSIEGHVVKCYWGKETPDMVTPVQQGQLSYPPPYGQWGQWYGGAQLGQYVPNGWQLPSYGLYSQAWNQQGFGQSQSSGPWMAASYGVQGQNGAVVPPQPGFRVGFETP